One segment of Anatilimnocola aggregata DNA contains the following:
- a CDS encoding exo-alpha-sialidase — MASLPRIRVLNSKLIWDAAPHNAFTDLIRWKDRWYCSFREGIAHASYDGKVRILRSEDGKTWESLVQFTEEGHDLRDPKLCVLPDGRLLVGMGDRTQDTKNPLNWRTVTRVSVTADGERWDKRIVGDPQVWMWRFVTHGDYVYSFGYCQRPKGLGGETFLVFYRSRDGLEWERIVQTEAGGGYVNEAAFAFQPDSRCVVLLRREGGQNRLGLSRPPYKDWTWQELNDRFNGPALIQFSDGRLLVGGRAKPIGAGSAKTALAWLSIDPPNLSPALTLPSQHETGYPGLHLFGKELWTSYYSSESGKCSIYIARLDVTYNAK; from the coding sequence TTCGCGTCCTGAACTCGAAGCTGATCTGGGACGCTGCTCCCCATAATGCGTTCACCGACCTCATTCGTTGGAAGGATCGCTGGTACTGCTCATTCCGTGAAGGAATTGCTCATGCTTCGTACGACGGAAAGGTGCGAATCCTTCGTAGCGAGGACGGCAAGACTTGGGAAAGTCTCGTGCAGTTCACTGAAGAAGGACACGATCTTCGCGATCCGAAGCTCTGCGTACTACCGGATGGCCGATTGCTGGTGGGAATGGGCGACCGCACGCAAGACACTAAAAACCCGCTTAACTGGCGGACGGTCACGCGAGTCTCGGTCACAGCGGACGGCGAACGGTGGGATAAGCGAATCGTGGGTGATCCGCAGGTCTGGATGTGGCGATTCGTGACGCATGGCGATTACGTTTACAGTTTCGGTTATTGCCAACGTCCGAAAGGCTTGGGCGGCGAGACCTTTTTGGTTTTTTATCGCAGCCGTGACGGCCTGGAGTGGGAACGCATCGTGCAGACGGAGGCTGGTGGTGGGTACGTGAACGAAGCGGCATTCGCCTTTCAGCCTGATAGTCGGTGTGTCGTCCTGCTGAGGCGTGAAGGAGGCCAGAATCGTCTGGGACTTTCGCGACCTCCATACAAGGATTGGACCTGGCAGGAGTTGAACGACCGCTTTAACGGCCCGGCGTTGATTCAATTTTCTGATGGGCGGCTTCTGGTCGGGGGGCGCGCGAAGCCAATCGGTGCAGGCTCTGCCAAAACTGCGTTAGCGTGGCTTTCGATCGATCCTCCGAATCTTAGCCCCGCCCTCACGTTGCCATCGCAGCACGAAACCGGTTACCCGGGCCTCCATCTCTTTGGCAAAGAGCTGTGGACGAGCTATTACTCGAGTGAGTCTGGCAAGTGTTCGATTTATATCGCAAGGCTCGACGTGACCTACAACGCAAAATAA